One window from the genome of Cinclus cinclus unplaced genomic scaffold, bCinCin1.1 SCAFFOLD_32, whole genome shotgun sequence encodes:
- the LOC134057374 gene encoding olfactory receptor 14J1-like yields the protein MSNSSSIRHFLLLALADTRQLQLLHFCLFLGISLAALLANGLIISAVACGHHLHTPMFFFLLNLALTDLGSICTTVPKAMHNSLWHTNNISYSACAAQLFFFMFFISAEFSLLTIMSYDRYVSICKPLHYGTLLGSRACAHMAAAAWASAFLNALLHTANTFSLPLCQGNALGQFFCEIPQILKLSCSHSYLRELGLIAVSLYLVFCCFVFIVFSYVQIFRVVLRIPSEQGRHKAFSTCLPHLAVISLFVITATFTHMKPPSISSPTLDMVVSVLYSVVPPATNPLIYSLRNQELKAAVWTLMTRWRMKQ from the coding sequence atgtccaacagcagctccatcaggcacttcctcctgctggcattggcagacacgcggcagctgcagctcctgcacttctgcctcttcctgggcatctccctggctgccctcctggccaacggcctcatcatcagcgccgtagcctgcggccaccacctgcacacccccatgttcttcttcctgctcaacctggccctcactgacctgggctccatctgcaccactgtccccaaagccatgcacaattccctctggcacaccaacaacatctcctactctgcatgtgctgctcagctgtttttctttatgttcttcatctcagcagagttttccctcctgaccatcatgagctacgaccgctacgtgtccatctgcaaacccctgcactacgggaccctcctgggcagcagagcttgtgcccacatggcagcagctgcctgggccagtgcctttctcaatgctctgctgcacacagccaatacattttccctgcccctgtgccagggcaatgccctgggccagttcttctgtgaaatcccacagatcctcaaactctcctgctcacactcctacctcagggaacttgggctcatTGCTGTTAGTCTATATTTggtgttttgctgttttgtgttcattgttttctcctatgtgcagatcttcagggttgtgctgaggatcccctctgagcagggaaggcacaaggccttttccacctgcctcccccACCTGGCTGTGATCTCCCTTTTTGTTATTACTGCCACATTTACCCACatgaagcccccctccatctcctccccaacCCTAGACATGGTGGTTTctgttctgtactcagtggtgcctccagccacgaaccccctcatctacagcctgaggaaccaggagctcaaggctgcagtgtggacactgatgactAGATGGCGTATGAAACAGTAA
- the LOC134057321 gene encoding olfactory receptor 14A16-like, with protein sequence MSNSSSLRHFLLLALADTRQLQLLHFCLFLGISLAALLANGLIISAVACGHHLHTPMFFFLLNLALTDLGSICTTVPKAMHNSLWDTNNISYSACAAQVFFFSFFMSAEIYLLTIMSYDRYVSICKPLHYGTLLGSRTCAHMAAAAWASAFLYSLLHTANTFSLPLCHGNALGQFFCEVPQILKLSCSHSYLRELGLIAVGVCLALGCFVFIVFSYVQIFRAVLRIPSEQGRHKAFSTCLPHLAVVSLFLSTAFFAYLKPPSISSPSLDLALSVLYSVVPPVLNPLIYSLRNQELKAALWTLMTGRFQKL encoded by the coding sequence atgtccaacagcagctccctcaggcacttcctcctgctggcattggcagacacgcggcagctgcagctcctgcacttctgcctcttcctgggcatctccctggctgccctcctggccaacggcctcatcatcagcgccgtagcctgcggccaccacctgcacacccccatgttcttcttcctgctcaacctggccctcactgacctgggctccatctgcaccactgtccccaaagccatgcacaattccctctgggacaccaacaacatctcctactctgcatgtgctgctcaggtgttcttcttttcattcttcatGTCAGCAGAGATTTACCTTCTGACCATCATgagctacgaccgctacgtgtccatctgcaaacccctgcactacgggaccctcctgggcagcagaacttgtgcccacatggcagcagctgcctgggccagtgcctttctctattccctgctgcacacagccaatacattttccctgcccctgtgccatggcaatgccctgggccagttcttctgtgaggtgccccagatcctcaaactctcctgctcacactcctacctcagggaacttgggctcatTGCTGTTGGTGTCTGTTTAGCACttggctgttttgtgttcattgttttctcctatgtgcagatcttcagggctgtgctgaggatcccctctgagcagggacggcacaaagccttttccacctgcctccctcacctggccgtggtctccctgttcctcagcactgccttttttgcctacctgaagcccccctccatctcctccccatccctggatctggccctgtcagttctgtactcagtggtgcctccagtcctgaaccccctcatctacagcctgaggaaccaggagctcaaggctgcactgtggacactgatgactggaaGGTTTCAGAAACTGTGA